From Pleurocapsa sp. PCC 7319:
AGTTTGATTTAAGACCAAATCTAACGCTCGATTAAAATCAGGTAATAAAACCTGTTCTAAGCAACTACTTGGGTCTTTACGCAAGAAATTTAGCCTGACTAGTTCTCCCGATCGCACTTCGATTCTGTCTGGTGTGTAGCCACCGTCGACAACAATATCCACTGATTGAATTCCCTGTTTAACCTGTGCTTTCTGGGATTGAGTTTTGCTAAACATAAACCACCATAGCTCTGCGCCAATTAAGCCCAAACCGCTTAAAGCAATAAATATCTTTAATCCTAAAGGCTGTTCTATCTTACGAAACTGGCTAGTTTGTTCAACCGCCGAAGCGGGAATTTCAATATCATATTTTTTTTGTGCTAATGCACTACTAGTCGATAGAGCTATTAGAAATCCTAACCCTACTAAACTACCTACAATTCTTATTAAATTAAACATACCGTTCGCAAACAGATAATTTACATTTGATAGCTTAGAGCTGATGGCTAATAGCTTAGAGCTTAGAGCTTGCAGAAAAATTACGCAGACGGAGAGCGTTTGTTACCACTGAAACCGAACTGAAAGCCATTGCCCCTCCAGCAATAATGGGATTGAGCAGCCAACCAAAGAAAGGAAAGAGAATACCCGCGGCGATAGGAATACCCAAAACATTATAAATAAAAGCAAAAAAGAGATTTTGACGAATATTACTGATAGTCGCTTTACTTAACTCTATTGCTGTTACTATGCCCTGTAATTCTCCCGAAATCAAGGTAATATCACTAGCTGCGATCGCCACGTCTGTTCCTGTACCAATGGCAATACCTACATCTGCTTGCGCTAGTGCAGGAGCATCATTTATGCCATCTCCGACCATTGCAACTATTTTTCCTTCCTGCTGTAACTCCTTTACCTTGGTTGCTTTTTGCTCGGGACGAACCTCAGCCTCTACGCGAACTATTCCTACTTCACGAGCGATCGCTTCGGCAGTTTTTTGATTATCTCCTGTCAGCATTACTACTTCTAAATTTAAGTTACGTAATGCCCTAACTGCTGCTGGAGAAGTGGGTTTGATTGCATCGGCAATACCCATAATTCCGTCTAATTCTCTATCTACAGCAATTAGAACTACAGTTTGACCATCGGCTTCCCAAGTATCTTTGTGTGACTGAAAAGCAGTCGATGCAATGCCTAACTCGGACATCCAGCGTTGAGTACCTATTTGTACCAAGTGATCTGAGACGACACCCTGTACTCCACTTCCGGCGATCGCCTTAAAATCATTAGCGTCAATTAAATCAACATTCTGCGACTGAGCATATCTAACAACTGCTTCTGCAAGAGGATGTTCGGAATTACGTTCTACTGCTGCTACCAAACCGAGTAACTTAAGTTCGGCACTGTCTGTAATACCTTTTATCGTAGCGTAATTAGTAACAGTAGGTTTGCCTTGAGTAATCGTGCCAGTTTTATCTAAAACAATAGTTTGAATTTTGTGAGCCAATTCTAAACTCTCTGCACCTTTAATCAAAATACCGTTTTCGGCACCTTTACCCGTCCCTACCATTACCGAAGTAGGAGTCGCTAAACCTAAAGCACAGGGACAAGCAATAATTAGTACCCCAACAGTAGTAATCAAAGCCAAAGACACATTACCCATGATGACAAACCACAAGACAAAAGTAGCAATGGCGATCGCAATTACTACAGGCACAAACCAACCCGTTACGCGATCGGCTAGTCTTTGAATCGGTGCTTTGGAACCCTGGGCATCTTGAACCAGTTTCACTATCTGCGCCAAAACTGTATCTGAGCCGACTCTGGTAGCTTTAAATTTAAAACTGCCTGTCTTATTGATAGTTGCCCCAATTACTTCATCCCCTGGTTGTTTTTTTATGGGTCTACTTTCTCCTGTTACCATTGCTTCATCAATGGTAGAACTGCCGCTAATTATTTCTCCATCTACAGGGATCTTTTCTCCGGGGCGCACCAAAATAGTGTCACCAATTTGGACTTCACTTATAGGAATATCAATTTCCTTTTCATTACGAATAACTCTGGCATTCCTCGCTTGTAGACCAATCAATTTACGAATCGCTTCTGAGGTTTGTCCTTTGGCACGATTTTCAAACCACTGTCCTAAAAGAATTAAAGTAATAACTACGGCAGCGGTTTCATAATATACTTCTGGCATCAAGCCCCGATCAAGAAAAAAGTTAGGAAAGATAGTAGCAAATAGAGAATAAAAATAGGCTGCACTAGTACCCAGGGCAATCAATGTATCCATCGTGGCAGCATGACGTTTAAAAGCTTTCCACCCACCAATATAGAATCTGTATCCACACCAAAACTGTACTGGGGCAGTTAAAATCATTTGTAGCCAAGGGTTATGCAACCATGCAGGAATAAAAGAAAGTTTTAATCCTGTCATCATCGGCAGCGAACCGATAACTAGGATGATGCTAATTACACCACCAACGATTATTTTGCGAATTAAATCGCGGGATTCAGCTTGACGGACTGCTTTTTCGGCATCATCCTCGCTCGTAAACATTTCTTGTGACTGAAACAAAGTAGAGGAATATCCTGCTTCTTTTACTGCCTCTTTGATGTCCTCAATACTTGTTTGGCGGGGCTCGTATATCACGATAGCTTGTTCGGCACCGAAATTAACGCTACATTCGGCTACTCCAGGTACAGCCAGAATTGCATCCTCTATGCTACTGGCACAACCAGCACAACTCATCCCAGTGAGTTTGAGATTGATTTTTTCTGTATTTGTTTTCGTGTTCATAATTGGTACGAAAGGTCGAGGCAAATAGCGATTTTTCCCTACATAATTGCGTATGCCATCTATTTCAATTCTGAGTGGATTTTATGAGGCTAGCACACAACCGGTAGCCATTTTGTGTTACAAATCGAGTCAAAAACTCTAATCATCTCACTTGATTCCAAATAATTGTTCATTTGAATAGGCATTCAGGTTTATGATGAGTATCATTATCAAAAAAGTACTATTTAAAACTGCATCAATATAAAGTTATTTGAGTAAATGTATTTATTTGAATTGGAGGATGAAGAATGAGCAAAGTTTCCCGAGCAAAACAAC
This genomic window contains:
- a CDS encoding cupredoxin domain-containing protein, with the translated sequence MFNLIRIVGSLVGLGFLIALSTSSALAQKKYDIEIPASAVEQTSQFRKIEQPLGLKIFIALSGLGLIGAELWWFMFSKTQSQKAQVKQGIQSVDIVVDGGYTPDRIEVRSGELVRLNFLRKDPSSCLEQVLLPDFNRALDLVLNQTTSVEIMPEKPGEYTFTCGMNMYRGKIIAKASE
- a CDS encoding heavy metal translocating P-type ATPase, which translates into the protein MNTKTNTEKINLKLTGMSCAGCASSIEDAILAVPGVAECSVNFGAEQAIVIYEPRQTSIEDIKEAVKEAGYSSTLFQSQEMFTSEDDAEKAVRQAESRDLIRKIIVGGVISIILVIGSLPMMTGLKLSFIPAWLHNPWLQMILTAPVQFWCGYRFYIGGWKAFKRHAATMDTLIALGTSAAYFYSLFATIFPNFFLDRGLMPEVYYETAAVVITLILLGQWFENRAKGQTSEAIRKLIGLQARNARVIRNEKEIDIPISEVQIGDTILVRPGEKIPVDGEIISGSSTIDEAMVTGESRPIKKQPGDEVIGATINKTGSFKFKATRVGSDTVLAQIVKLVQDAQGSKAPIQRLADRVTGWFVPVVIAIAIATFVLWFVIMGNVSLALITTVGVLIIACPCALGLATPTSVMVGTGKGAENGILIKGAESLELAHKIQTIVLDKTGTITQGKPTVTNYATIKGITDSAELKLLGLVAAVERNSEHPLAEAVVRYAQSQNVDLIDANDFKAIAGSGVQGVVSDHLVQIGTQRWMSELGIASTAFQSHKDTWEADGQTVVLIAVDRELDGIMGIADAIKPTSPAAVRALRNLNLEVVMLTGDNQKTAEAIAREVGIVRVEAEVRPEQKATKVKELQQEGKIVAMVGDGINDAPALAQADVGIAIGTGTDVAIAASDITLISGELQGIVTAIELSKATISNIRQNLFFAFIYNVLGIPIAAGILFPFFGWLLNPIIAGGAMAFSSVSVVTNALRLRNFSASSKL